The Erythrobacter sp. genome segment AACACAGGGAGTAATGAAAATGAATACCGAGTCCGTCGCCAGCAAGATCCTCGCAGCCTTCGGCGCGCTTGCCATCACCACGACGTTGCTCGTCACGAGCTTCGCGAACCCCGCCGCCACCACCGTTGCAGGAATTCTCGCATGAACGATCTTCGCACTTCGGGCGGCGGAAGCCCCGTCGGCTTCCGCCTCGACAAGACCAACGGCAAGATCGCCGGCGTGTGCGCCGGGATTGCCAACTACTTCAACATGGATCCGCTGATTGTCCGGCTGATCTTCGCGATCGGAGCGATTGCCGGGTTCGGCAGCTTCATCGTCATCTACCTCGCGGTGTGGTTGCTGGCCAAATAGGCCGGCAACCCACCTACCGGCTACTCGCGCCGAAGGGAGAAAAGTCGGTATCGGTATCGAACACTTCCACCCCTTCGCGGCGCTTGAGGAAATTGATCACCAGATAAGTGAACGGCGTCAGCAGCGCTTCCCATGCTACCTTGATGAGCCACTGGGAAAGGACCACCTGCCACAGCGTCTCGATCGGCCAACCGGCCAGCCCGTAGAAAGCAAGCGGGTAGAAGACCAGGCTGTCGAGCCCCTGGCCGACCACGGTCGAACCGATGGTACGGCTCCACAGCATCCGTCCCCCGGTCCAGACCTTCATCTTCGCCATCACGAACGAATTGGCGAATTCTCCCGCCCAGAAGGCGACCATGCTGGCGAGCACGATCCGCCACGAATTGCCGAACACGAATTCGTAGGCAGGCTGCCCCGGCCACCCTTCCGCCGCTGGCAGCGCCACCACCACCCAGGCCATGAAGGCCATGAACAGCAGCGCGGCAAACCCGGTCCAGATCACCCGGCGAGCGTTGGCATAGCCGTAGACCTCGGTCAGCACGTCGCCGATGATGTAGCTGATCGGGAAGAACAGCACTCCCGCGCCGAACGCCCACTGCGCGCCGCCCGGCAGCACCACGTAGCTGGGCTTGGACGCGCCGATGATGTTGCTCAGCAGCAGGATGGCGACGAAGGCCGCCATGACATAGGGAAAATAGCGGAACTGCGCAGGCACCGCGCTGCTTCCGGCGATTTTCGTGGTGCTGGTGCTGGTCCCCTGATCCATTTCCGATGACTAACCGCATTTGCGGAAGCTGCAAACATCGCTAATGGCCCATGCCACGCGCCCGTAGCTCAGCTGGATAGAGCACGGGACTTCTAATCCTGAGGCCGCAGGTTCGAATCCTGCCGGGCGCGCCATTTCCTGCCGGCGCAGGAAATGGCCTTTCCAGTTTTTCGAAGGCGCCTCCGCGCCTTCGTCCTCGCGGCTGTTCCCCTCGCCGGGGCTTCGCTCCGGCTGCGGGGCCGCTGCGGGCGGGCGGTCGCCCTTGCGGCGCGGTGCGCCGAGCTTTCCTTGGCGCGCGATCAGTCCCCCGGCATCGGATCGATGGTGACGATGCTGCCGTCGGCGCGGAATTCGAGCGGGGTCATTTTCACGTTGCGCAGGTGGGTCACGCCGCCACTCAACTGGGTGTCGTGGTAGAACAGGTACCACGCGCCATCGACTTCGACGATCGAATGGTGGGTGGTCCAGCCTTCCACCGGTTCGAGGATTCGCCCGCGATAGGTGAACGGTCCGTAGGGCGAAGTGCCGGTGGCGTAGACGAGGTAGTGCGTGTCCCCGGTCGAATAGGTGAAGTAGTAGGTGTCGCCCCGGCGGAATACCCAGGCGCCTTCGAAGAAGCGCCGGTCATGGTCGCCCGCGGTGATCGGCGAGCCGTCGGGATCGAGGATCTGCACCCGCCGCGGTTCCTCCGCGAACTCGAGCATCGAGGGGGCGAGCCGCGCCACCACCGGCGCGATGGCCGGGTCGTCAGGGGGCGTATCGTCCTGGTCGGGCCCCGTGGGATCATATGCGCCCGATTGCCAGCGCTGCAACTGGCCGCCCCAGATGCCGCCGATATACATGTAGTGCTCGCCATCGGCATCGCGCATCACCGCAGGGTCTATCGAGTAGGAGCCGCGCATGGGCTGGGGCTGGGCGGTGAAGGGTCCGGTCGGGCTGGAGGAGGTGGCCACGCCGATGCGGAACACGTCATTCTCATCCTTGGCGGGGAAGTAGAGGTAATAGGTGCCGTCGCGGTAGGCGGCGTCGGGTGCCCACATTTGGCGGCTGGCCCAAGGCACGCTGTCCACGTTCAGCACCGGCGGATGCACCGTCACCGCGCCGCCGGGTTCGTCCATCGACAGGATCAGGTAGTCGCGCATGTCGAAAGCGTCCGCGCCTCCTGCCGCGATCAGCGGATTGTCGACATCGTGGCTAGTGTAGACGTAGATTCGGCCATCTTCCCAGACATGGGCGGAAGGGTCCGCAGTGAAATATTCGCTGACCAGCGGCGGCGCGAGATAGTGCGAAGGCGGGCTCGCTTCGCTCGTACTTTCCGTGGTGGCGCACCCTGCAAGCGCCAAAGCTGCGCCGAGCACTACCGCGCGCGAACCGATTCTTGCCGACATGTTCTCTCCTGTTCCTTTATGGTGGTAGCGCTACCACAATTGCGAAGAGGGGAAAAGGCAAGTTGCGATTTGTCGGCGATCTTTACAGCGAAGGCGGCCATTAATCTTTTGCCAACCATCGTCTGCCGCACAAATCCGCCATTCGCGCAAACTGGCACGCGCCGTGCAATGTTACTTGCGTACCCAAGGTCTTCGATAGAGGCGGGGCCGTCCAAATGGTCCCCAACCAGTCTCCCGGTCCCGCCTCCCCGAAGTCTTCCCTGCCGAAAATCCGCGAAAAACTAGCGCCGACCGGCCCAGGGCTCGTCCGTACGATCAACCCGTATGGCGTCGGGGAAAGGGCGGCATAGCAGGTGCGCGGCATCGGGTGCGCCGTCCAGCCAGTCGCGCCAGTCATGCTGCCGCAGGATCACCGGCATCCGGTCATGCACACCCTGCACATATTGGCAGGCCTCGGTCATCACCATCGTATAGACCCGGCCCCACTCCGCACTGTCGCGCCACAGCCCCGCGACCGCGAACAGCTCGTCCTCCGGCATCGCAAACCAGGTCCGCGTCATCCGCCCGCGCTCGCCCTCGGCCTCGGCAAAGGCGGACACGGGGATCAGGCAGCGGCGAGCGCGGAAACTGGCGGACCAGAACGGCGATTGCAGCTTGTCGGCGCGGGCATTGTTGACCGGCTTGGGCTTGAGCGGCTGGCCCTTGGCTCCGGTGCGCGCGAGCGGGAAGCCCCAGACCATCTGCTGCAACCTGCCCTCAGCCAGCACTGTGCCGGGATAGCCGGGGTAGATCATTTCCGGCGCATTGCCGCCGGGGCTGACGGCCATATCCTGCGCAATGGCATCGAAGAAATGCGCCACCTCGTCCTGCGATTTCGCCATCTTGTAGAGGTTGCACATAGCGTGTGGCCTACGGGGTGGTGGGGACGGGCGGGGCGATCATGCCGTCGGTAATCTGCCAGACGATGTCCCCAGTCACCACGCCCAGTCGCATCGGCAGCAGGCCGGAGAGAAAGGCGTGGACCGGCGTCGGCGCGATGCCCTCGTCCTGTTCGGTCTGGTAGATAGCACTTGCCAAGTCGGTACTGGCAGGATCCCAGGTCACCACTTCGCAGGTGTCGATCACCAGTTCGGGTGCGCCGTCAATCCCGAACTGGTCGAACCCAACTCGGTAATGGCGGCCCAGCGGGATCGCGCCTTCTTCGATCGGGCCGTTGAGGACATAGGCATCGAAAGTGCCATCGTCGCGCGGGGGCAGGACAAGCGTGGCGAAGGTCACTGCCCTCGCGCTCACGCCTTCGTCGAGGCAGAAGGCGGCCGAATTCGACGCCAGCACCGCGCGCGGGGCGAAATAGCGCGCCTGCGCCATCGCCGAGGCCACGCCTTCGAGCGGCGGCACGGCATTGCCGGGATGGAGCGTTTCGGAGAGAATCTCGCCCTGCGCGATATCGTATTCGGCGAGCGCCAGCCAGGTCGCATCCGGCCCGTCGCCCTGCCGCCCGACGATTACCGCGCGCCACACGCCAAGGTCCTCGCTGGGATAGGCAATCGCGCCCTGATAGCCGGGACCGGGAGAGCCGCCCACCATGCCCGCATATTGCACCTGCGCCAGCGCCACCGCGTCCTGCACATCGCTCATCAGCCGGGCAATTTCCTCGGCTTCGCGCGCCGCCTGCGAGCGGGCGGCAAGATCGGGGATTTCCTGCGCCAGCGCCGCGGCGGGCAGGGTGATGGCGAGCAGGGAGGCGGCGAAGATGCGGATCATGGCAGCTCCGGTAGCTGGTGCGCCTTTACCGCGGCTGAAGCGGGAGGATCAATCCTCCGCGCGGGCAACCTGCTTTTCGTCCAGCAGCGCCTGCAATTCACCCGCTTCGAACATTTCCATCATGATGTCGCTGCCGCCGATGAATTCGCCCTTCACGTAGAGCTGCGGGATGGTCGGCCAGTCGGAAAAGGCCTTGATGCCCTGCCGCACTTCCATGTCCTGCAACACGTCGACGCTGTCGAAGGCGACCTTGCAATGGTCGAGGATGGCCACCGCCTTGTTGGAGAAACCGCACTGCGGGAACAGCGGGGTGCCCTTCATGAACAGCACGACGTCGGAGCCGTTTACGATTTGCGAGAGGCGCTGATTGGTATCGGCGTTAGTATCAGTCATAAATTTCCCACCCGAAGGAGTATGTCTCTGGCGATTCAGTTGGGAACGCCGGTGTGCAGTTGCAAGGCGTGAAGTTCGCCGCCCATCCGTCCGCCGAGCGCGGCGAACACCAGCTTGTGCTGCTGCACCCGGCTCTTGCCGACGAATTGCGCCGAGATGACCCGCGCCTGCCAGTGATCGTTATCGTCCGCCAGCGCGGTAATCGTCACTTCGGCATCGGGCAGCGCGGCCTTGATCAGTTCCTCGATCTGCGCGGCGGGCATCGGCATCAGGAATCGCTCATCAGCTGGCGGCGCGATTCGACCGTCTTTTCCTCCAGCATGGCGCGCACCGTGGCTTCGTCCACGTTGCAGCCCGCGCTGGTGAGATCGCCGACGAGCTTGCGGACGACATCTTCGTCACCGGCTTCCTCGAAATCCGCCTGCACCACGGCTTTCTTGTAGGCATCGGTTTCTTCCGGAGTGAGACCCATCAGCCCCGCCGCCCACTCGCCCAGCAACCGGTTACGGCGGGCGGCGACGCGGAAGGCGGTTTCCTCGTCCATCGCGAACCGGGCTTCCTCGGCGCGTTCGCGGTCTTTGAAATCGGTCATGCTGGTGCTCCTGATAAGATCTTGCGCGGGGAATAGGGCGGCAAGGTTCAGGCCGCAACACCCGTTCCGCGCGCCAGCCACGGGCGCGACCTGACGAGCCGCGCTTCATAGTCCGAAATGGCCTCATCGCGCGACAGGGTCAGCCCGACTTCGTCCAGCCCTTCGAGCAGGCAGTGCTTGCGGAAGGCATCGATCTTGAAGGTGAAGCGATCCTGGAACGGCGTGGTGACGGTCTGTGCTTCAAGGTCGATGGAGACCGGATCGGTCTGCGCGACTTCAAGCAGCCGGTCCACCGCCGCCTGCGGCAGGGCCACGGTGAGGATGCCGTTCTTGAATGCGTTGCCGGCGAAAATATCCGAAAAGCTCGGCGCGATAACTGCGGTGATGCCCAGATCGAGCAGCGCCCATGCGGCGTGCTCCCGGCTGGAGCCGCAGCCGAAGTTGTCCCCTGCGATCAGGATCGGCGCACGGACGAATTCGGGCTGGTCGAACACGTTGTGGGGATCGTCCGCCCGCACCGATTCGAACGCGCCCTGGCCCATGCCCTCGCGGCTGACCGTCTTGAGCCAGCGCGCCGGAATGATCAGGTCGGTATCGACATTCTTGCGGCCGAACGGAATCGCGCGGCCCTCGACGCTGCGCAGCGGTTCCATCAATCGGTCTCCGGCTTTTCGCCGCTGGGAATCGGGCCGGGCTGGGTCGGCTCGTTCTTCTTCTTGCGCCGGTTGACGTAAAGCAGCGCCGCCGCAACCGCCGCCGAACCGACCGCACCCGCCGCCATCGCGGCCTTTCCGGAGATTTTCTTTGTCATGATTCTGCAATGGGGCCTTCACCTTGCGGTGACAAGATGGGGTGCAGGAATTCGCGCAGGATTGTCCATTGTTTTGACTTCTGGTCCGCCGAATATCCGGCGTTGGCAGGGCTGGAGGACAGCAGTTTTACTGTCGGAACTTCAGCCGGGACCAGTGCGCTGCCGAGCTTGAACGCAGTGGCGCCGTTGAAAGCGACCGCGCGCAGGTGCGGGAGGGTTTGGCATAGCGCGGCGATCGGGTTGGCGGTGGGGTTGCGAAGCTGCGCATCGAGGCTACCCTCGCGTTGGGCGCTGGCGACCACGTCCCACAGGCCGACGCCGTTTTCGCGCAGTGTGTTGAGCCGTGCGGGGTAGGGCAGCCCTACCAGTTCGACATCGATGACCTGCCCGATCAGGTGCCAGAAAAGGTTGCGCGGATGAGCGTAGTACTGCTGCTGCGCCAGCGACTTTTCGCCGGGCAGGCTGCCGAGGATCAGCACGCGGCAATTGTCCCCCACGACCGGAGGGAACGAGCTCTTACGCAGGTTCACGCGCCAGTTCGCGGACGTCGGTCAATCGCCCGGTCACCGCCGCTGCTGCCGCCATTGCTGGCGAGACGAGGTGGGTGCGCGCGCCCGGACCTTGCCTGCCGACGAAATTGCGGTTGCTGGTGGAGGCGCAGCGTTCTCCCGGCGGGACCTTGTCCGGGTTCATGCCGAGGCACGCCGAGCAGCCCGGTTCGCGCCATTCCATTCCGGCATCGGTGAACACCTGGTCGAGCCCTTCGGCCTCCGCCATTGCCTTCACCAGCCCCGATCCGGGGACGACGATGGCCCATTTGATGTTCCCCGCAATCCGCCGCCCGCGCAGCACGGCAGCAGCGGCGCGCAGGTCTTCGATGCGGCTGTTGGTGCAGCTGCCGATGAAGATGTTCTGCACCTCGACTTCGCGTATCGGCGTGCCGGGAGCGAGGCCCATGTATTCAAGGCTCTTGCGCGCGGCATCCTGCTTCGAAGGATCGGCGAAGCTCTCGGGCGCGGGGACCACGCCGCCGATCGCCACCACGTCTTCGGGGCTGGTGCCCCAGGTGACGGTCGGCTCGATATCGCGGGCAAGAATAGTGATCGACTTGTCGAACCGCGCGTCGGGGTCCGAATGGAGCGTGCGCCAGTATTGCACCGCCGCGCCCCACTCCTCGCCCTGCGGCGCGAAGGGGCGGCCCTTGAGATAGGCGAAAGTTGTTTCGTCGGGCGCGATCAGCCCCGCGCGTGCACCGCCCTCGATGCTCATGTTGGACACGGTGAGGCGGCCTTCGACGCTCATCTTCTCGAATACTTCGCCGCGATATTCGATCACGTGGCCGGTACCGCCCGCGGTGCCGATCACACCGATGATGTGCAGGATCAGGTCCTTGGGCGTGACGCCGGGGCCGAGCGTGCCTTCCACCCGCACTTCCATCGTTTTGGACGGAGTGAGCAGCAGCGTCTGCGTGGCGAGCACATGCTCGACTTCGCTGGTGCCGATCCCGAAGGCCAGCGCGCCGATCCCGCCGTGGCAGGCGGTGTGCGAATCGCCGCAGACGATGGTAGTGCCGGGCAGCGAAAAGGCCTGTTCCGGGCCGACCACATGGACGATCCCCTGCTCGCGCGCGGTAGCACCGAAATAGCGCACTCCGAATTCGGCGACGTTGCGTTCCAGCGCGGCGAGCTGCTGCGCGCTTTCGCCATCGGCAATCGGAATTCGCGCGCCGCTGGCATCGGTGCGCGCGGTGGTGGGCAGGTTGTGATCGGGCACCGCCAGCGTCAGTTCGGGCCTCCGGACCTTGCGCCCGTTCAGCCGCAGCGCCTCGAACGCCTGTGGGCTGGTGACTTCGTGGACCAGGTGCCGGTCGATGAAGATCAGGCAAGTGCCATCCTCGCGCCGCTCCACCACATGAGCGTCCCAGATTTTCTCGTAAAGCGTGCGCGGTTTGCTGGCCATGGCGGGCCAGATAGCGCGGCGCGGCAGGCGCGCCAAGGAAATGCCAAAAATGATTTGCATTCCGACTTGGAAGTTTAACTATTCATGCCTAACTTACAGCTATGTCAGCCAAATCCTATTCCATGCCGATCCGCATCCTGCCCGCCGATATCGATTTCATGGGCCATGTGAACAACGCCCGCTATCTGAACTGGGTGCAGGATGTCGTGCTGGCGCACTGGAACAAGCTGGCCCCGGCAGAAGAAGTGGCGAGCAAGGCCTGGGTCGCATTGAAGCACGAGATCACTTATCGCCGCCCCGCGTTCCTCAACGACGAGGTGATTGCCGAGACGGTGCTGGAAAAGATCGCCGGCGCGCGCAGTTTCTACAACACGGTGATCCGCCGGGGCGAGGACGTGCTGGCCGAAGTGCAGAGCATGTGGTGCTGCATCGACGCGACGACGTTGCGACCGGCGCGGATCGACCGCGACGTGGCGGAAACGCACTTCGGCATTCCACGCAAGCAGGCCGCTGTAACCGGCGACTAAAGGCGGCTTTGCGTCGGCGCGCGCAGCAGCCTATATGGCCGTTATGGACGTTCTCATACCCATCCTGATCGTGATCGCCACCATCCTCGCGATGGAAATGGTCGCTTGGTCGAGCCACAAATACATCATGCACGGCTGGGGCTGGGGCTGGCACCGCGATCATCATGAGCCGCATGACAACACGTTCGAGAAGAACGATCTCTACGGCGTCGTCGGGGCAGCGATGAGCATTTCAATGTTCGCGCTCGGCAGTCCGCTGGTTCTCGGCGATGCGGCGTGGATCCCGGCGACGTGGATCGGGATCGGCATCCTCGGCTACGGCATCATCTATACGCTGGTGCATGACGGGCTGGTGCATCAGCGCTATTTCCGCTGGGTGCCCAAGCGCGGCTATGCCAAGCGGCTGGTGCAGGCGCACAAGCTGCATCATGCGACGATCGGCAAGGAGGGCGGGGTGAGCTTCGGCTTCCTGTTCGCCCGCGATCCGGCGGCGCTGAAGGCCGATCTCAAGCGCCAGCGCGAGGCGGGCATTGCCGTGGTGCGCGACAGCGCGGGTGCCTGACCTGACGGGGACATGGGACGGGCAATTCGCCTATCCCGCCGGGACAGGTCCGGTCACGCCCTTCCTCGCCACGATCACCCAGAGCGGCGGCAACTTTTCAGGCAGCATCATCGAGCCGGACCTCTACCGGCCTTCCGCCACCACCGAAGCGGTGATCGCGGGTGTGGTGGCGGGCGCGGCGGTGGATTTCACCAAGACCTATCGCAAGGCGAGCATGGGCTATGAAAACCCCGTCGATTACGTCGGCCAGCTGAGCGAGGATGGCAATCGCATCTGGGGCGTGTGGAGCTTGCTCGAATGGAACGGTACCTTCGAGATGACCCGCTCCGAGAGCGTGAAAGTGGAGGAAGAGGCGCGGGCGACCGAGGAGGTCGATCGCTAGGCTACCCCGCTTTCGCAGACACCCAGCAACCGCTTCTTGGCGAGGTGGATGCCCAGCCAGACCAGGAAGATCGTGGGCACGACCAGCACCGCGACCACCGTTGCTCCGTCCACGCCCGGAAGGCCGTGCAAAGCCATTTCGACAAGGCCAAGCAGGTAATAGCTGAGCGCCACGACCGAGAGCCCTTCGACCAGTTGTTGCAGCCGCAGTTGCAGGCGCGAAGAGCGATCCATGCTGCGCATCAGTTCGGCGTTCTGGTTCTCGATCCGCGTATCGATCCGCGCCCGCAGCAAATTGCCGAGCCGGCCGGCGCGTTCGGACAATTGCTCGACCCGCACCGTCAGCGCTTCGCAGAACCGGACGGCGGGCTGGAAGCGGCGCTTGGTAAAGGTGTTGAGCGAGGCGAAACCGTCGATCGGGATGACCTGCAGTTCCTCCAGCCGTTCCTGCACCAGTTGCGCATAGGCCTGTGTGGCGCTCATGCGATAGCCGATGATGGTCGCCACGGTGGTCAGCTCCAGCGAAAGCGAGGAAAGTTCCGCCATCAGCTCGTCATCGCGCTGGCCGCTGCCGCACAGGCGATCAGCCAGCTTCGCCAGCTCGCTTTCAATGGCATCGAGGCGCGGCCAATGTTCCTGCGCCATCGGCAGGCCGAGCAGCGCCTTGTTGCGGTAATTGCCCAGTTCCTGCAGCCGCTGCACAGTGCGGGTAAAATCAAGATCATCCATGCCGTTGGCGGCCACCAGAAAATGCCCGAAGCCATCGCCTTGCAGGCGGAAATCGGCCCACAGCCGCGCCTTTCCCCCGATCACGCAGGAGACGACTTCGTCGGTGGCAAAATGCATCTGCGGCAGCAGCCGTTGCGCTGCCCGATCATCTTTCAGCAGGGTGAGCCGCGAGGCGCGGACAATACGACCGGGCAGGTCCTGCGCCCAGGCCAGGGCTTCCGAAAGATCGGGATCGGCGCCGTTGGCAAACAGGGTCAGACTGCTGCCTTCGCTGTGCCGTTCCCAGGCGACCGAAATGCCCGGGGCAAAATGGCCCGCGCGGTGCGCTGCATTGGGATTTTCCGGCGGAGCGGGCAGGACCGCATCGAGATGGGCGGCCTCCGCAGCGCGCTCGTCTGGATCGGTCACCAGCACCCATTGCACGACCTTGCCCGGCACTGTGAGCGATGGCCAGCGGCGCAGGTGCATTTCCGATACCACCTGCCGTCGCAATTCATGTTCGCGCATTGCTCTTGACCCCCGCTGGCGCGAGGATGGCAAATGCAGAGCAGTCCGGCAATACCGGCCTTGGCCCGCGACGGCTTAGCTGCTGGCGATCCGGCCTGCGTGTTCGCGCACCAGCGCAATCATGTTGGGTACGCCCTGGGTGCGGTTGGAGCTGAGCTGGTTCTTCAGATCGAACGGGGCCAACGCTTCGGCCACGTCCATCGCCGCTACTTCGGCCGCAGGACGGTCCTGTACCGCGGCGATCACCAGCGCAACGATGCCCTTGGTGATGGCGGCATTGCTGTCTGCCAGGAAATGCAGCTTTTCTGCATCGCCGGTAGGATAGACCCACACCTGGGCCGAACAGCCGCGCACCAGAGTGGCATCGGTCTTGAGCGCGGCAGGCATCTCCTCCAGCTCGCGGCCCAGCTCGATCAGCAGGCGATAACGTTCGTCACTGTCGAGAAAATCGAATTCTTCGTGGATGTCGGTAAGGGTGCGCATGGCTGCGCATCTAGTGGATCGCGTCTACAAATCCACCCCGCTGGCAATCGCTTCCAGCTTGCGGATGCGTTCCTTGAGGTCGGCAATCTCGATCCGGGCCATGCCTTCGGGCGATCCGCGCTCACGCTCCGGCGGAAACTGGCGCATGTCCAGTTCGCGGTTCTTGAGCGCCAGCCAACTCTGCCAGCCCGCCAGCAGGGTGCCAGCCATGATTACCAGCGCCAGCAGCGCGGTGGCGGCAACAAGCATGTCGACTTCCATCATCATCATGTACTCCCTGCCTCTCGTTCCTAATCGTCGCGCAGTTTCTCGATTTCCTCGGCGGTGCGCCGCGCCGGATCGGTGGCAATGCGTTCGAGCACTTTCACCCGCTCGCGCAAGGATTCCACCTCGTGCTCCAGTTCCTCTTCCCGCTCGCTGGGCAGCACGTCCTGGCGATCATTTGGCGGTGGAGCACCGCTGCCGGAGCGGGCGCGCATCAAACCGGCCACCGCGATAATCAACACGATCAGGACAATGGCGCTCCACATGCTCACAGAACCCTTTCTCCTTGCGTCTGGAGTTCGCGCAGGTCTTCGATCCGGCGCGAAAGATCGTTCGATGGATCGGTGACGATCCGTTCGAGCACGCGCAGCCGGTCTTCGAATTGCTGACTGGCTTCGTTCCCGCGCGCAATTTGGCCCGCCTTCGCTTCCTCGATCCGCGCTTGCAGTTCCAGTTTGCGTTCCTTGTGCTGGTGTTCGCGCCTGGTGAGGACGTAGGCGAAGGGAAAGATGATCATCAGCAACGCCACGATAAAGGCGAAGATCAGCATGAGGTCGCTGTCCATCAATTCGTCTCCTGCTTGCTGCGCAGGTTCTCGATCTCGTGCGTCAGGTGGTAGCCACTGTCGGTGACGATCCGCTCCACATTGGCGAGGCGATCCTTCATCGAGCCGACTTCGGCGCGCAGCTGGGCGTTTTCCTGTGTCAGCAGCGTCACCCGTTCGAGCGCTTCGCTGGTGCCCTGCGGCTTTAGTGACTGGCCCCACATGCCTTCGAGCGGATAGCCGTTCTTGATCTTGAGTTTGGTGCTGTGGACCGAGGCCCATATCCCGGCGACCGAGATCACCACAGCTCCGGCCACGATCAGCGGGACATAGTTGAGAATGGCGGCAAGATCGGGGCTCATGATACGCGTTCCTTGTTGGTGAAGTCCACCTGCAGGCCGTTACCGGGCGAGCGCGGACTATCGCGCAGCGCCTCGATTTCGGCGGCGACTGTGTAGCCCTTGTCGGTGACGATGCGTTCGAGCACGATCATGCGATCCTGCATTTTCTCCACCGTTTCCATCAGCTTGCGATTCTGGTCGGCGAGCGCAGCGTTCTGGCGGGTATCCGAACGGTCGGTCTTGCCGCCCCATTCGTCTTCCAGCGAATAGCCGTGCTTGGCGCGAATCCAGTTGTTCACCAGCCAGCCGATGGTGCTGATGGCGACGATCCAGATGACG includes the following:
- a CDS encoding beta-carotene hydroxylase; this translates as MDVLIPILIVIATILAMEMVAWSSHKYIMHGWGWGWHRDHHEPHDNTFEKNDLYGVVGAAMSISMFALGSPLVLGDAAWIPATWIGIGILGYGIIYTLVHDGLVHQRYFRWVPKRGYAKRLVQAHKLHHATIGKEGGVSFGFLFARDPAALKADLKRQREAGIAVVRDSAGA
- a CDS encoding acyl-CoA thioesterase, whose protein sequence is MSAKSYSMPIRILPADIDFMGHVNNARYLNWVQDVVLAHWNKLAPAEEVASKAWVALKHEITYRRPAFLNDEVIAETVLEKIAGARSFYNTVIRRGEDVLAEVQSMWCCIDATTLRPARIDRDVAETHFGIPRKQAAVTGD
- the leuD gene encoding 3-isopropylmalate dehydratase small subunit, translating into MEPLRSVEGRAIPFGRKNVDTDLIIPARWLKTVSREGMGQGAFESVRADDPHNVFDQPEFVRAPILIAGDNFGCGSSREHAAWALLDLGITAVIAPSFSDIFAGNAFKNGILTVALPQAAVDRLLEVAQTDPVSIDLEAQTVTTPFQDRFTFKIDAFRKHCLLEGLDEVGLTLSRDEAISDYEARLVRSRPWLARGTGVAA
- a CDS encoding PspC domain-containing protein → MNDLRTSGGGSPVGFRLDKTNGKIAGVCAGIANYFNMDPLIVRLIFAIGAIAGFGSFIVIYLAVWLLAK
- a CDS encoding BolA family transcriptional regulator, which codes for MPMPAAQIEELIKAALPDAEVTITALADDNDHWQARVISAQFVGKSRVQQHKLVFAALGGRMGGELHALQLHTGVPN
- a CDS encoding queuosine precursor transporter produces the protein MDQGTSTSTTKIAGSSAVPAQFRYFPYVMAAFVAILLLSNIIGASKPSYVVLPGGAQWAFGAGVLFFPISYIIGDVLTEVYGYANARRVIWTGFAALLFMAFMAWVVVALPAAEGWPGQPAYEFVFGNSWRIVLASMVAFWAGEFANSFVMAKMKVWTGGRMLWSRTIGSTVVGQGLDSLVFYPLAFYGLAGWPIETLWQVVLSQWLIKVAWEALLTPFTYLVINFLKRREGVEVFDTDTDFSPFGASSR
- a CDS encoding SOS response-associated peptidase family protein translates to MCNLYKMAKSQDEVAHFFDAIAQDMAVSPGGNAPEMIYPGYPGTVLAEGRLQQMVWGFPLARTGAKGQPLKPKPVNNARADKLQSPFWSASFRARRCLIPVSAFAEAEGERGRMTRTWFAMPEDELFAVAGLWRDSAEWGRVYTMVMTEACQYVQGVHDRMPVILRQHDWRDWLDGAPDAAHLLCRPFPDAIRVDRTDEPWAGRR
- a CDS encoding DUF1476 domain-containing protein; protein product: MTDFKDRERAEEARFAMDEETAFRVAARRNRLLGEWAAGLMGLTPEETDAYKKAVVQADFEEAGDEDVVRKLVGDLTSAGCNVDEATVRAMLEEKTVESRRQLMSDS
- a CDS encoding glycoside hydrolase family 43 protein, which translates into the protein MSARIGSRAVVLGAALALAGCATTESTSEASPPSHYLAPPLVSEYFTADPSAHVWEDGRIYVYTSHDVDNPLIAAGGADAFDMRDYLILSMDEPGGAVTVHPPVLNVDSVPWASRQMWAPDAAYRDGTYYLYFPAKDENDVFRIGVATSSSPTGPFTAQPQPMRGSYSIDPAVMRDADGEHYMYIGGIWGGQLQRWQSGAYDPTGPDQDDTPPDDPAIAPVVARLAPSMLEFAEEPRRVQILDPDGSPITAGDHDRRFFEGAWVFRRGDTYYFTYSTGDTHYLVYATGTSPYGPFTYRGRILEPVEGWTTHHSIVEVDGAWYLFYHDTQLSGGVTHLRNVKMTPLEFRADGSIVTIDPMPGD
- the grxD gene encoding Grx4 family monothiol glutaredoxin encodes the protein MTDTNADTNQRLSQIVNGSDVVLFMKGTPLFPQCGFSNKAVAILDHCKVAFDSVDVLQDMEVRQGIKAFSDWPTIPQLYVKGEFIGGSDIMMEMFEAGELQALLDEKQVARAED
- a CDS encoding isopropylmalate isomerase, coding for MTKKISGKAAMAAGAVGSAAVAAALLYVNRRKKKNEPTQPGPIPSGEKPETD
- a CDS encoding DNA-deoxyinosine glycosylase yields the protein MNLRKSSFPPVVGDNCRVLILGSLPGEKSLAQQQYYAHPRNLFWHLIGQVIDVELVGLPYPARLNTLRENGVGLWDVVASAQREGSLDAQLRNPTANPIAALCQTLPHLRAVAFNGATAFKLGSALVPAEVPTVKLLSSSPANAGYSADQKSKQWTILREFLHPILSPQGEGPIAES
- the leuC gene encoding 3-isopropylmalate dehydratase large subunit, which codes for MASKPRTLYEKIWDAHVVERREDGTCLIFIDRHLVHEVTSPQAFEALRLNGRKVRRPELTLAVPDHNLPTTARTDASGARIPIADGESAQQLAALERNVAEFGVRYFGATAREQGIVHVVGPEQAFSLPGTTIVCGDSHTACHGGIGALAFGIGTSEVEHVLATQTLLLTPSKTMEVRVEGTLGPGVTPKDLILHIIGVIGTAGGTGHVIEYRGEVFEKMSVEGRLTVSNMSIEGGARAGLIAPDETTFAYLKGRPFAPQGEEWGAAVQYWRTLHSDPDARFDKSITILARDIEPTVTWGTSPEDVVAIGGVVPAPESFADPSKQDAARKSLEYMGLAPGTPIREVEVQNIFIGSCTNSRIEDLRAAAAVLRGRRIAGNIKWAIVVPGSGLVKAMAEAEGLDQVFTDAGMEWREPGCSACLGMNPDKVPPGERCASTSNRNFVGRQGPGARTHLVSPAMAAAAAVTGRLTDVRELAREPA